The sequence below is a genomic window from Anaerocolumna chitinilytica.
AGAAGTTTATTAATTATCATATGAAAGTGGCAATTATCGGAGACTTTTCCCATTATACAAGTAAACCTTTAAAAGACTTGATCTATGAGAGCAATCATGGAAAAGATACATTTTTTGTTTCCACAGAGGATGAGGCAGTTGAAAAGTTGGCAAGCATTTAATGCAGCAGTTGAAATATGGTACAATATAAATAGCTGGGGAATAAAAAAAGGGCAAAAAGCACAGGCTTAAGGATAAACCTGTGCTTTTTGCCCTTTTAAGCTTGAAAAGAGGGCTTATCCTCAGGAAAGGATTTTAATTCTTTTGTCAAATCTTCCAAGGTTATCTTTGATAATTCGGCTCGCATAGCCGCGATTGCATCATCCAGATGAGACATTAAGAGACTGCGGATATTACTTCCTACAGGGCAGGTACAGGAAGTATTGGAATGAAATTTAAAGATTTCATCCGTTTCATCTGTTTCAACAGCAGCATAAATGTCCCAAAGGGAAATTTCACTGACAGGCTTAGCAAGCTCCATTTTACTCCTGCCGGGTTTAATGGATATTAATTCTGCCTTTTTTAGTTTTAAGAATATATTGCGGATAATAACGGAATTACAACCTGCACTTTCAGCGGCAAGGTCACTGGTAATCCGCTTCTCCGGGAAAAAAGCAACCATCATCAGAGCATGAACTGCGATGGGAAATTGTGTACTGACACGCATATTTTATCACCCTATAAGATTGTAACCGATTTTGAAAAAAAAGTCAATTGTAATAGTTGACATTACAAAGTCGATGTGATATTATTGTAACGAAAAATATTACAGAAGGAGTATATTATATGGAGTTAATGAAAGCAATTGCACTGAGAAAGTCAGTGCGCGCGTATAATGATGAACAAATAGCAGAAGAGAAAATAGATACGATACTATCTGCCGGCAGTGCGGCACCTGTTGGTATGGGAAGATTTGATAATTTGCATATAACAGTAATCCAGAATAAGGACATAATCAATAAGATTTCAGCAGGCATCAAGGCAATGATGAAGAGAGAAGGAGATCCTCTCTATAATGCTCAGACACTGATTTTAGTTTCTTCCAAGGAAGCTGAGGCTCCCGGTATTGATTATACCAACGCCTCCTGTGTGATGGAAAATATGCTGCTGGCAGGAGCAGACCTTGGAATAGGAAGTGTTATTGTTTGGGGAATAGCTATGGTAGTTGAGGCCGATCAGAGCTTAAAAGATGCTCTTTCCATACCGGAAGGATACCATGCCCTTATTGGTGCAAGCTTTGGATATGCAGCAAATGCAGATCAAAAAGAGAAGGAATTAGTACAGAAGATTCAGACAAGCAGAGTGTAAATACAAGGTTATAGGGCTGTTAGCTTATGTTTGAAAAGAAATGTATTTATGATTGCTAAAATAGAAAAGACATTGTAAAGTTCTAACACTCTACAATGTCTTTTTTATTTACTAGTGATTTGTATGTTCAAGCCCCAAGCTCGTGACCTGTCTGCTTTTTCGGAAAATAAGAGACATAGTTTAAGTGATATAAGGAATTTGATAAGAAAAAAAGGAACTTGCCTGCACGAAGTTGACATCTCCAAGGAAAAGCAGTATAACTGTGTTATAATCAGACTTATTATTAAGGACAGAAACGTAGGGATGGGAGAAGAAAACCTTGAAGAGAAGAAGATTTACATATGATGAATGGTATGCTAATCTACCGCAAAAAAGATTCTGCCAGCAAAGGATAGATAACCCATTCTTTCATGGAATGGTACGGCTTATCTGCATGGATAAGGTGGAAGAGCCAATCCGCTGGAACTTTCAAAATGATAATATCCTTATAGGTGATGACGGTATGAAGTGGCTCGCATTGCTGCCGGATAAGGAATACTATGTAATCAGTGCCTTGATAAACCAGAAAGATGAAATTATATTGTGGTATATTGATATGATAGCGGATTCCGGGCTCGATGAAGACGGGATAGTGTATTATGATGATTTATATTTGGATTTGGTGGTTTATCCTGACGGTAAAATCTATATGGATGATATGGATGAATTGAAAGAAGCTTTTAATCAGAAGGACATTTCAGAGGAACTGTTTCAACTGGCTCTTAACACATGTGAGAATTTGAAGCTGGGATTGTTGGCAGATAAGAAGCAATTGATGAAGGTCTCAAAGGCATGCCTGCAGGAAATGCTAAGAGTTATCTAGAAAATTCCATATTAATCCATCTCTATATATAATAAGACTGCATCTTCAATTTTAAAAGGAGGCAGTCTTTTTATATTTATCTATTATTTACAGAATTGATATTTTATCAGGGTTTGCTTTATCAGTGTCTTCTGATGGAAGTTTATCATTGATTTCTTGCGGTAATTTAAAGGGAATATCACCTTCAAGGTTTTGCTTCCTGGTAAG
It includes:
- a CDS encoding nitroreductase family protein; amino-acid sequence: MELMKAIALRKSVRAYNDEQIAEEKIDTILSAGSAAPVGMGRFDNLHITVIQNKDIINKISAGIKAMMKREGDPLYNAQTLILVSSKEAEAPGIDYTNASCVMENMLLAGADLGIGSVIVWGIAMVVEADQSLKDALSIPEGYHALIGASFGYAANADQKEKELVQKIQTSRV
- a CDS encoding Rrf2 family transcriptional regulator; the encoded protein is MRVSTQFPIAVHALMMVAFFPEKRITSDLAAESAGCNSVIIRNIFLKLKKAELISIKPGRSKMELAKPVSEISLWDIYAAVETDETDEIFKFHSNTSCTCPVGSNIRSLLMSHLDDAIAAMRAELSKITLEDLTKELKSFPEDKPSFQA
- a CDS encoding DUF402 domain-containing protein — translated: MKRRRFTYDEWYANLPQKRFCQQRIDNPFFHGMVRLICMDKVEEPIRWNFQNDNILIGDDGMKWLALLPDKEYYVISALINQKDEIILWYIDMIADSGLDEDGIVYYDDLYLDLVVYPDGKIYMDDMDELKEAFNQKDISEELFQLALNTCENLKLGLLADKKQLMKVSKACLQEMLRVI